CTTCCCTGTGTTGCACAATTTAACACAGTCTCGTTTTCTTTTGTCCGACTACTTATTTTCTTAACCTGTCACGAATGAGTTAACACAAACTCATGCCCGCAAGCATAAATTGATGACTCTGCTCAAAACCAAGGGTTTGAACTAAGGATATCGGCGATAATTCCTGAATACCTTATTTCTTGCCAAAATTAGCTGGGTCTTGATCCCGTCGATGATTTACTGGGATTGGAGTACCTTGACCATTGCCTACCAAAGCCGCAGTTGCCTCCAACGCTTCTCTCAACCGTTTACCAGCGTAGATAGACATATCTCTAGGCACACTAATGCGATCGCGCAAATACCTCAAAGCCACATCCGAACCAGGCGGCGGCACGCACACCTCCCCGGTCATCATATAAGTTAAAGCACAACTCAACGCTTCTTCAAACAACTTATCGTCAGCCGGATTAACTTTAATAATATTAGCCCGATGCTTGAGTACCCGTTGCAATGCTTCTGCCCGTGAGGTTTCCGGTTCAGGGTAACTCACATCAGGCAACCCAAACCAAGGCCCACTATCCACTTGTACTTGATTGTTTTTCGTCTTTTGTTCTCCATTTGACCAACAACCGCCCAATTGAGGCGGCAAATCATGAGCATGGGTATGAAAATCACTTTGCGTGCCCCGATAAGTTTCTCGACTTTCCATTGCCGCAAACCAATCTGCCAAACGCGGGTTTTCCTCCCTTAAAGAATAGCCTTTGTAATAAAAAAGACTGGCATTCATTCGTTCCAAAAAGGGCGTAAAAATTACATCAACAGTGCTAAATTGATCCAAGAAATAAGCGCCAGGAGTGCTACCTAAAACTTCCTCAACCTTTCCTACCACTACTTTAAATTGGTCGCGCTGACGTTGCTCGTCCCCACTAGAAGTTGCTCTTGAGCAAAGCCAAGAACACCAAGCTCTAAATAAAAGTCGCTCCAGCCGCCGCAGTGGGAGAACTTTATCATCTTCCAACCCGTAACCTAAAGTACCAAATGTTCGTTCCAGTGCCAGCAAAATGTCATCACTTTCCGTAATCACCCGACCGTCTAGCTCAAGTGCTGGTAACATTCCTGATGGCACCAAACTTTTGTACCAACCTTCTTTGTTTCCATAGCAAAACATTGTCACTTTTTTAATCTGGTAAGGAATCTGCTTTTCCTCCAGCCACAGCCAGACTTTCTGACAGTAGGGACACCAAGCATGATGATCTCGGTATAATGTCACTCGCACATCGGATTCACTTTTCCCAAATAAACGCAAATCAGCTTGAGCATTGGTTGGTCCATTAACCCTATCGATTTGATAGGTTGCCAGGGTTTCTAATTCTGGAAAGCTTAATCGAGTGACGCTCATGGAAGGTTATGGTTATTAGGTAATTTGCTATCGAAATCGATCATATCCATACAACTGACAGTCTGTAAATAAAAGTAAAAAGAAAGAGCTTTTTGAGAAGCAATTACCCAAGAAATAGCGTGCTTGAGAATCGATTTGGGCAAATAAATAAAATGATAAAAATGAGATAAGCTTACGGCAAGCTACGCCAACGCTACGACAGAACAGCGAAATTTATCAATACACTAAGTTCTGGAGTTTAGATTATTTACTCTTCGTTTAGATATAGCATTTTTAGTGCAATAGATCTCTCCAATAACTCTTGTAGGGTAGGCAGGATGCCTACCTTTGAGATTTTATTTTGGAGAATTCTAATATTCTAAACGAAGAGTAGAAAGAAAAACCGATTTAGTTTAGATATTAGACACGGCGTAACCTAATTCTGGCAGGATTAAATGCGATCGACACCCAAGGATCGTCAGCCCCACCGAAAAGTCCACCATTGCGATCGCCTTGAAACTCATAACGTCTGGCTAATCCTGTCGTTCCCCGGTTGAAAATATCCAGAGAATGGTTTGTATCTCGATAATTCAAAGTATCAGAAGTTGGGGAAACAATGGAATCAATTCTCCATCCGGGATACATTGTACTGACATTTACAGAGCGGCTAGTTGAACCACTAAAGGTTGTCCAATCAGACTTAGTTTCGGTAAAAGTTGCATTAGTTGATAGGTTCAACAAAGAGCCACTTGATGTCAGATTTGTTCTGGATACAACATCTGGGCCATTACCATCAAACTCTCGATCGCCGCGTGTATGAAGGGGACGGAATTGGAAGATTTCTGGGAGAGGAATATTTACCACAGGTAAGGTATTGTTGATTTGTACACGATCGAAGTCTCTAAACTCACCTGTATTGCGGTTATTGTTTTCATTAGTTTCAACGATCGCATTAGTGGAGTCTACAATCATACCAATGTGGTAAGTGCCATCTGCGATCGCACTCCAAAAGTCTGCCCCTCCCCAAACATCCGGTAAACGTAAATTTTGTCGCAATATTGCACTGCTGCTATTTCCGGCAACTCCAGTAACTTCTGCTGTGCCTAATTTTGTATCGTTAGTGTTAATTACGCCATCGGTGGATAGGTAAAAATCAACGAAAAAGCGATCCGCACTACTAGACCCTCGGTTTTGAATTTGATAATTAACTTGGAAGGAATTTCCTGCATTCAAAGGTTCAGGAGTCACATCAAAAGATTGACCTACTAAGTCAATTTGAGGTGGAGTTACTGTTACCTCATCTTTATTATTAGGCGTACCATAAAGATTTAACTTCCAAGAATTCCAAGTTCCTGTATTTCCGGTGGCTTTATCTGTTACTTTCAACGTCCAATTTCCGACTGAAGATTCATCCCAATGGCGGGCAGAAGTAAATACCCAATTGTCATAATTGTCACCTAAGTCGGGGCGTTGTTCTGCCAAAATTGATTCTGTGCCATTAGGTGAAATGAGAACTACTTCTAAATCGCCTCTGGCAGTGTGGTCTGCATCAAAAACGACTTCTGCCCATTCAATTTTAATGTCGTCAGTTATGGAAGCAGTAGAAGTTGTGCCAGTTGAATTGTTATCGGGAATGGCGGTGGAAGTTGCGATCGTACCTGAAGTAGTAGAAACTTCTGATGCTACGGTTGTCCAATTTTTGGCAGCATTAACAGCTGATGTTGCGTCAATCGAACCAAAACCATATTTATGATTAACCCAATGTCCACCACCATTAATTACCCAATCTGAATCAAAAGTATCGTTTTGACGAGAAGTTTCTACCAAGATGTGTTGCACATCACGCCAAGTCAAATTAGGATTGGCTTCTAACATTAAAGCAACGACACCAGAAACTAAAGGTGCAGCCGAAGAAGTGCCACCAAAGCCGTTTGTGTAGTCTAGATTGGAAAGACCGTTGTAACCATTTGCACCAAGAAGATCGGTAGTGGTAATTCCGGCACTAGGAGCACCGCTAGAAAAGGCGGATACTAAAATTGGGGCTCCAGGTTCGCTATACCTTGACTGTTTGCCATTATGATCGATCGCAGCAACAGCAATTGTATAGCGAGAGTTGGCATAACCATCGTAGTTAGCATTATCATTGCTAGACTTCCCGTTACCTCCTGCCCAAACGTAGATATTGCCCAGACCTCCGCGACCATTGGTAACTCCATCTTCTAGGGCAGCGATAGTCAGTGGTCCCGGCGCTTCTAAACGACGACCATCATCAATCGGTCCCCAACTGTTGCTGTAAATGTCGATATCTGCTTTCTTGTAAGTCAGGGCATTCGCTTCCATCAAATCTGTACTTGGCCCTGAAATCAATCGCAATCCCGCTAGTGATGCGTTGGGTGCTGCTCCGCTAACGCCTATACCATTATTACCACGAGCCGCAGCTACTCCAGCTACGGGCGTTCCATGAGAGTCAAAAGAGCTTCCTGGTGCTGGATCGTTATCGCCGTCGTTAAAATCGTAACTCAGATCGGCGCGGTATTGAGGGCTTAAATCAGGGTGGGTATATTGCAAGCTATCATCAATAATCCCGATCGTTACGCCGTTTCCCTGTACTTGATCCCAAGCTTTTGTAACTTTGGCATCAGCCCCAATAGTACCACCTGTTGCACCTGTGTTTTCCAAGTGCCACTGATTATTAAAAAGTGGGTCGTCGGGAATAAATCTTTCTTCCTGTTGTCGTCCAACTAAGGGGTAAGAAAATTGAATTCCGGGCAAGGATCGTAATTGTTTTGCAACATCAGCAGGAGTCAAATTATCGGAGAATTCCCAAATATATGTATCGGGAAGATATCCGGTTGGTTGAATATTTTTAACTCCCAAGTTGGCAGCTAATTTTTCTGGGGATTGATTACCGGAAAAGTTAACCACCCACTGACGAGTTTCCGCTAATTCTTTGGGGTCGTAGTTGTTTAAATCTGAAGCTCTTTCGATCGCAGATTTAATAGTATCTGACAGCTTCAAGTTATTAGTTGGCAAGCTGGTATTGAGGGATAAATTTAAGGTGGTGGAGCGATTATTATTTTCGTTGCTTTCCCATACCCGACCATATTCGGGGATAAATTCATCGCCGGAAGTGCTGTCTGCGATCGCGTTTAAAGAAATTGGCTGACCTAAAAGAGAACGATCGCCAAAAATTAGTTCTCCAGTAAAGGTAACTTCACTGCCTGCGGCTAAGGGATTACGAGTAAAGGGATACCATCCTGTATCAGGATTAACATTGCTATTATCGTTCGCTGTAAAAGCAACAACAAAGGGTGTACTATTGCCAGTTTTGGTATATTCTAGTGATATTTTGAATGGGTCAGCTGAAGCATTTCCTTCATTTTTAACAGCTACTTCAATTGGTAGGATAACCTTACCATCGCGCTCAAAAGCTGCCCCCCTACTTTCTAAAGAAGTAACGACTAAATCCGGTAGTTTCAGAGTCGGAATTAAAATTGGCGGAATCGTTAAATTGGGTGGAAATAAACTTTCTGTGGGCAGAACAATTTCCGGTAATACTGGCAGGTTATTAGTAACAGTTGAAAAATTGTTATTGTTAGTCAGTAGATCGGTTGCGATCGGGAAATCATTAGTAACAATTGGAAACCTATTATCGTTCGTGATTTGGTCAATTTCTAAAAATTTTGCTGCCGGAGTTTCGGCAAAATCACCGCTCAGAGGGTCAAAAACTGCATCGCTGCTCTGGCTATCATCGCTCGCAGTTAGTTGCTTAGTGGCGGTAAATTCTGAATTAGAGAAAGGAGTTTGACTCAATTCAAATCCCGAATTCTTAAACTGTTCAATTAGTGGGAGAAACTCAGCAATTCCTGAACTCATTCCCCCCAACTTAGAATAGTTTCCCATGAGAGAATTCTGTTCCCAAGCGCTTAAAAAAGCTTCGCTTTTTGTTAGTTTCATTCCACCACCAAATTCAAGAGTGATGGTTCGATTGACTAAAATTGGCTCAAAACTTTCCATAGAAGATTCTCCTATCTTTTTTCAAACCTTGATACTGGTTCAAAACCTGCTATTAGTAGGGTGCGTTAATAACGCACCGTCCAATGGAGACAAACTGGTACAACCAAAGCAACAGAAACTAGTTTGGTTGCCATACCAAATAACTCTTATTAATGGCTCTATTACAGAAGGAAAGCTAAATTCGATATCTATCTTCCAAACTGGTATAAGCCTTCACTCACCTATATAGTTCTCAGTGGTGGTTAGCTATGCAGGGAAATATAAAAAAGTAGAAAAAATTTTTTAACTGCTTCGCCACAGAACGAGTTTCATTTATTGCATAACTCAGGATTCTCCAGA
The nucleotide sequence above comes from Phormidium ambiguum IAM M-71. Encoded proteins:
- a CDS encoding glutathione S-transferase family protein: MSVTRLSFPELETLATYQIDRVNGPTNAQADLRLFGKSESDVRVTLYRDHHAWCPYCQKVWLWLEEKQIPYQIKKVTMFCYGNKEGWYKSLVPSGMLPALELDGRVITESDDILLALERTFGTLGYGLEDDKVLPLRRLERLLFRAWCSWLCSRATSSGDEQRQRDQFKVVVGKVEEVLGSTPGAYFLDQFSTVDVIFTPFLERMNASLFYYKGYSLREENPRLADWFAAMESRETYRGTQSDFHTHAHDLPPQLGGCWSNGEQKTKNNQVQVDSGPWFGLPDVSYPEPETSRAEALQRVLKHRANIIKVNPADDKLFEEALSCALTYMMTGEVCVPPPGSDVALRYLRDRISVPRDMSIYAGKRLREALEATAALVGNGQGTPIPVNHRRDQDPANFGKK
- a CDS encoding S8 family serine peptidase, translated to MESFEPILVNRTITLEFGGGMKLTKSEAFLSAWEQNSLMGNYSKLGGMSSGIAEFLPLIEQFKNSGFELSQTPFSNSEFTATKQLTASDDSQSSDAVFDPLSGDFAETPAAKFLEIDQITNDNRFPIVTNDFPIATDLLTNNNNFSTVTNNLPVLPEIVLPTESLFPPNLTIPPILIPTLKLPDLVVTSLESRGAAFERDGKVILPIEVAVKNEGNASADPFKISLEYTKTGNSTPFVVAFTANDNSNVNPDTGWYPFTRNPLAAGSEVTFTGELIFGDRSLLGQPISLNAIADSTSGDEFIPEYGRVWESNENNNRSTTLNLSLNTSLPTNNLKLSDTIKSAIERASDLNNYDPKELAETRQWVVNFSGNQSPEKLAANLGVKNIQPTGYLPDTYIWEFSDNLTPADVAKQLRSLPGIQFSYPLVGRQQEERFIPDDPLFNNQWHLENTGATGGTIGADAKVTKAWDQVQGNGVTIGIIDDSLQYTHPDLSPQYRADLSYDFNDGDNDPAPGSSFDSHGTPVAGVAAARGNNGIGVSGAAPNASLAGLRLISGPSTDLMEANALTYKKADIDIYSNSWGPIDDGRRLEAPGPLTIAALEDGVTNGRGGLGNIYVWAGGNGKSSNDNANYDGYANSRYTIAVAAIDHNGKQSRYSEPGAPILVSAFSSGAPSAGITTTDLLGANGYNGLSNLDYTNGFGGTSSAAPLVSGVVALMLEANPNLTWRDVQHILVETSRQNDTFDSDWVINGGGHWVNHKYGFGSIDATSAVNAAKNWTTVASEVSTTSGTIATSTAIPDNNSTGTTSTASITDDIKIEWAEVVFDADHTARGDLEVVLISPNGTESILAEQRPDLGDNYDNWVFTSARHWDESSVGNWTLKVTDKATGNTGTWNSWKLNLYGTPNNKDEVTVTPPQIDLVGQSFDVTPEPLNAGNSFQVNYQIQNRGSSSADRFFVDFYLSTDGVINTNDTKLGTAEVTGVAGNSSSAILRQNLRLPDVWGGADFWSAIADGTYHIGMIVDSTNAIVETNENNNRNTGEFRDFDRVQINNTLPVVNIPLPEIFQFRPLHTRGDREFDGNGPDVVSRTNLTSSGSLLNLSTNATFTETKSDWTTFSGSTSRSVNVSTMYPGWRIDSIVSPTSDTLNYRDTNHSLDIFNRGTTGLARRYEFQGDRNGGLFGGADDPWVSIAFNPARIRLRRV